The genomic region ACGTGAGGATCCGTTTCTGGCTAAGGGCACAGTGGACAGGTTGGCCTACGCTAAGCAGCTTTGAATGTTCACTGTAGATAATCATTATGGAATGCCCGGGATCTCTCACCTACACGTCTTATGAATGTCGAATGTGTCAAATTCACATGCCCGTGATATTGTGGACAACTGTCAAGCCACTAGACCATATACATTCTCAGACTCctgtctctcccaaaacccctctctccctctcactggtTTAGTCTAGTCAAAACCCCTCTCTCCCGCTCACTGGTTTAGTCTAGTCAAAACCCCTCTCGCCCGCTCACTGGTTTAGTCTAGTCAAAACCCCTCTCTCCCGCTCACTGGTTTAGTCTAGTCAAAACCCCTCTCTCCCGCTCACTGGTTTAGTCTAGTCAAAAGCCCTCTCTCCCGCTCACTGGTTTAGTCTAATCAAATATAGGCCCTTCTTTCCActtctcccttcatctctcctcttctgttctctcttcAAAGAGACCCTCTCGGGAGGGACACAAATAATGAAATGCTTTCCCACTGAAAGCGTACCACGTCCTGGTTAAAAACATGTACAAGTGTATGTTCTGTGAAAGATCCCATCAGGACGTTGCCACTGGGCTCTCCTGGCTGAGGCTCAGTGAGTTTGCCAGGCTTATACAGTCAGTTGTAAAGCCTCGAGAGTGTAGTACCTAAGATGCAAAACATGAATCATGAATGCATTTTTGGAAGTCCTATCAcccattagaaaaaaaaaaaaagaaaattaatgATAAAACAAAAACGATACAAATTGTAGGTGAGAATTGGTACTTGACGGGGCTAAGCAGGCTTGAGAGGTATACAGCCGACCCCCACCCCGCCCTCGTGGCACACCATGGGCGCCATGAACGTCCAGCGGTTGGTCTCGGGGTCGTACATCTCCACCGAGTTCAGGTTGGACTGGCCGTCGTAGCCGCCCACGGCGTAGAGCCGGCCGCAGTTGGCCACCAGCGAGACGCGGCTGCGGCGCGTGTTCATGGGCACCAGATGACTCCACTGGTCCGCCACCGAGCTGTACACCTCCGCTCCCATCAGGAAGCCGGAGCCGTCGTAGCCCCCCACCACGTAGAGCTGGCTGCCCAGGGCCGCCGCGCCGTGCCGACATCGTTTGTTCATCATGGCCGCCACAGGGTGCCACAGGGCTGTGTGCTGGTTGTAGTACTCCACCTGGTGGAGGAGAGGCGCATGTACACTGTCAGCACTTTCAACACAGAACTGACACAGAGACAATAGCACTTTTGTTGAAGGTTGCTAAACCTGTGAGGTGGCATTGACACTGACCGTGTTGAAGATCTGTAGGCCATCATGGCCACCAGATACGAATATCCTCCCATCAAAAACAGTCACTCCAGCAGCACTGCGACTCGCGCTCATCTCGGTCACCAGTGTCCACCTGGGGGAAAGATCATGCAATagccatttcatttttcataGGTTAAAATATGATTGGTTTGAGGAAATGGAATATAAATAACTGTAGCAGTACTCACCGGTCACTCTCAGGTGCATAGCATTCTACAGAATTTAACGAGGATTTGCCATCATAGCCTCCACAAACATATATGTGTCCATCTACCACAACTGTTCCCATTGCActgcagacagacaaacaagagacagacagctgATTTGTGAGCAAAGGAGCACATATTTGTAACTGTACCAATGAGAATATCTCTATAACTATTAGCCCTTCTACAAAACCCTTGTAAGAAACTATTACCCACTTctaaatctgaaaaaaatgtaTACCCATATCATCTCACATCACTTTTGTATGCTTttaagtgtgtgaatgtgaaaacTCATGCTGTTGTAGAAATGTTTCTATGTTCTAAATGTTGCTGAACTGCTTTGTTTGGTTTTAAACAAATGGTAAAAATAGCACATAGTTGCAAATATGAATTTGCGTACAATCATAAATCCTCACCTGCGTTGACTATTCATACTAGACACTCGGCTCCACGTGTCGGTCTCTGGGTTGTAGACTTCTACTGTGCTGAGCCGTGACTGGCCGTCGTATCCACCAATGGCATAAAGCAGCCCATTTACAACAGCCACTCCAACTCGACTTCGGGCTGTGGCCATTGGCTGGCAGCGCCCCCAACAGTTTCCGATTGGGTCAAACATCTCAACCACATTTAACGAGTCTCCTAAACGTGGAAAAGCACATGTGAGTCAAACAGCCTCAGCTGCCGGGACTTACAGCTTTGAGAGAAAGATCTGGAGAGCCAGTTACGAAAGGAAGCAATGAGAGaaggaggagcagcaggagtAGCACCTGCGCTGTTGAGCCCTCCCACTGCATATATGAGCCCAGCGATGGACGTGCAGCATCGCTGTCGGGTCTTAAAGGCTGGGAGGTGTGGGCGACGCTCGGGCATGAGGTGATAATCTTTAGCTTCGTCTACTAGGTCTCTGTCAGGAGAAAGAAAAATCATTGAACACAACCCACCAACAATGTACAGGACGCAAGTAGTCAGCTGTATTCAAGGAGCAATTTTACTACAACATAGCTTAACATCTGTTAATGCAGCTGAAAAAAAAGTGcaaacacattaaaaaaaaaagtgcaatgtTCTACTAGACAGCATACTGCTTTTGACCAATTGTTGAGCATGGCCACCACACATTTGAGAAGCTTTAGAAGGCCATTACATCATGAACCACTGTTATTTAGGTTACCTCTTAAGACAACAGTAAAAACAGTGACCATTAGTtcaaatatacaaataaaaaaaacagatagtACACAGACCATGTTCTcctcatatatacatacacacacatactgtacacaacgCGCAGCTCTACAAAAAGCCGTACCTGCACTTGTGACAGCAGCGGACCAGTTCATCCTGTTGCACGCGGTCGGCCAGGAACTGGGGCCGGCACAGGGGCAGGCGCGTCCTGGCCAGCAACTCCGGGAGATAAGCCTCTCTGTCCTCCCTGTCGTGCCGCACCCACGCCAGTACTGCCTCGAACACCTGAAGGACACAGGGAGGCGACAGCACAGACACAGTCTCAGCCGTCAGCAAGAGGGTGAGGCCCACTGCTGAACTCACTGCAGGCTTTAAAGCCACATGGCCCTAGTATCCAGGAAATTACACCGGCTGCCTAGGGCTTCACTCTGAGCTGGGCCGCAAGCCCGAGAAAGCTCAGGCAGAATATTGCAGCTGGCGAGAGGGCTTTGAGAGTTCATACGCAGCTTTAGGGCAAAGCAAAGACCTGATTGAGTCCCCTTCTCCACCCTGAGATGCACATTCTGTGTCCagactgatttaaaaaaataaataggtgGGGTGTATTGTGGCCGGGGATCACTCTTTCCACTCTCCCCAAAGCCCTAGagcaggggtattcaattaatcttcagcgaggtccagttacggaaaatttcctcaagcaaaggtccggagcatcataatgtttaacgtgcgtgtttaggctatgtatgtgtgtgtatatacagcgGATAAAATAAGTactgaacacgtcaacattttttttcagtaagtatacttccagagaggctattcgcataacattttctacagacattagtattaacttaggtaatccacacatattaaaaaatccaaacattaatgtccctaAGTAGAGTTAGGAGTAAAAAAAGTGGAAtagcacagggaaaaagtattgaacacactaagaaaaaacagtacacaaaggcaaggaatggcaaggaacaagctggaatctatacatagttagagagtaat from Alosa alosa isolate M-15738 ecotype Scorff River chromosome 1, AALO_Geno_1.1, whole genome shotgun sequence harbors:
- the klhl18 gene encoding kelch-like protein 18; the encoded protein is MTMGDMTFEELEDLVHFSVHDLPGRGYAVMEEIRRQGKLCDVTLKVGEHKFSAHRIVLAASIPYFHAMFTNDMVECKQDEIVMQGMDPSALEALINFAYNGHVAIDQQNVQALLIGASFLQLQNVKDACCSFLQERLHPKNCLGVRQFAETMMCTTLYDAANSFVHQHFVEVSMSEEFLGLRLEEVLELVGCDELNVKAEEQVFEAVLAWVRHDREDREAYLPELLARTRLPLCRPQFLADRVQQDELVRCCHKCRDLVDEAKDYHLMPERRPHLPAFKTRQRCCTSIAGLIYAVGGLNSAGDSLNVVEMFDPIGNCWGRCQPMATARSRVGVAVVNGLLYAIGGYDGQSRLSTVEVYNPETDTWSRVSSMNSQRSAMGTVVVDGHIYVCGGYDGKSSLNSVECYAPESDRWTLVTEMSASRSAAGVTVFDGRIFVSGGHDGLQIFNTVEYYNQHTALWHPVAAMMNKRCRHGAAALGSQLYVVGGYDGSGFLMGAEVYSSVADQWSHLVPMNTRRSRVSLVANCGRLYAVGGYDGQSNLNSVEMYDPETNRWTFMAPMVCHEGGVGVGCIPLKPA